The Deltaproteobacteria bacterium genome includes a window with the following:
- a CDS encoding helix-turn-helix transcriptional regulator produces MKNSSKNKSPNNLQYYSPMIKRIETPYMDSKYFGFLDGNLYLENTQKTFVPSRIVDALANFWCLAYALDLPQGLLSLFRHGQPLPVIGNMGLFIPPFSILDWRLNIGQFEWKSVLMFSEPPETAPKFATLFPLNYELPFTKSGINSEIFDQIKKSGQRVDKEEKLIPLSLKVKRAIDLNFNSSISIGDIAKNINSTASPISRAFKITYDISPLFYRNQLRVFDASLKLLKGETVTEAAHEVGFQDLSRFNKQFKEKMRAIPSQFKSVVPTK; encoded by the coding sequence GTGAAGAATAGCTCAAAGAATAAGTCGCCGAATAACTTACAGTACTACTCCCCTATGATCAAAAGAATCGAAACACCTTATATGGATAGTAAGTATTTTGGTTTTTTAGATGGTAATTTGTATTTAGAAAATACGCAAAAAACATTTGTACCATCACGGATAGTTGATGCTCTTGCAAATTTTTGGTGTCTTGCCTATGCACTGGATCTTCCACAAGGCCTATTGTCCCTATTTCGTCATGGGCAGCCACTGCCTGTCATCGGCAATATGGGATTGTTTATTCCCCCTTTTTCTATATTGGATTGGCGTCTTAACATCGGGCAGTTTGAATGGAAATCAGTATTGATGTTTTCAGAGCCACCAGAAACAGCCCCAAAGTTTGCGACGCTTTTTCCACTAAATTACGAATTGCCCTTTACCAAATCAGGAATTAATAGTGAAATTTTTGATCAGATAAAGAAAAGTGGCCAACGAGTCGATAAGGAAGAAAAGCTTATCCCTTTAAGTCTTAAAGTCAAAAGGGCGATTGATTTAAACTTCAATAGCTCCATTTCCATAGGGGATATTGCCAAAAATATTAATAGTACAGCATCGCCCATCAGTCGCGCCTTTAAAATTACCTATGATATTTCACCCCTGTTTTATCGTAATCAATTAAGAGTCTTTGATGCCAGTTTAAAATTATTAAAAGGTGAGACAGTTACCGAGGCCGCTCATGAGGTTGGATTTCAAGATCTTTCACGCTTTAACAAACAGTTTAAAGAAAAAATGAGAGCCATTCCAAGTCAATTTAAATCAGTTGTTCCAACCAAGTAA